A region of the Mycobacterium sp. NBC_00419 genome:
GCCCACCGACCACGGCGCGGAATGCACGTAGATGCCGCTGTAGGACATCTGGGTCGCGAAGTCGACCTCGGTGCGATATCCGTTGGGCGAGTTGGACGGAACGCCGTAGGTCGACGAATCCATGATCATGTGGGAGAAGCGGTCACCGACGATGTAGACACCGTTGTTGGTCGGCGTGCTGTTCTTCCCCATCGAGATCGGCATGGTCTTGATGACCTCGCCGTTCTGGCGGATCGTCAGGGTCTTGGTGTTGTCGTCCGCTGTCGCGATCAGCTCGTCGCCGATGGTGAAGTGCGACGTCAGGTTCTCCTGGCCGAACAGACCGTCACCGAGATCCACGCCGTAGGTGTTGACCGCGACGTCGATCTTGGTGCCCGGCTTCCAGTAATTCTCTGGGCGCCAGCGCACCTCACGGTTGTTGAGCCAGTAGAACGCGCCCTCGACGGGCGGGTCGGTGGTCACCTTGATCGCGCGCTCGGCGGCGGCCCGGTTAGGAATGTTCTCGTCGAATCGCACCGCGATCGGCTGGCCCACGCCGACGACTTCGCCGTCACCGGGCAGCAGGTAGGGCATCGTCAGGTTTTCCGGCGACTGGGTCTCGAAGGTGAGTTTTTCGGTGGTGACGCCGCCAAGGCCCAGCGATCGTGCGCTCAGGGTGTAGCTCTTGTTGTAGCCCAATGGTTCCGTGGTCTTCCACGTCACGCCGTCCGGGCTGAGCTGGCCGGCCACCTCGCTGC
Encoded here:
- a CDS encoding L,D-transpeptidase, which gives rise to MWQVGSATRERSRVRLVVLALIPALLFVLSACGSDPAPAPVKVIADKGTPYGDLLIPQLAASVKDGAVDVSVDKPVTITATGGVLGSVTMVNAAGSEVAGQLSPDGVTWKTTEPLGYNKSYTLSARSLGLGGVTTEKLTFETQSPENLTMPYLLPGDGEVVGVGQPIAVRFDENIPNRAAAERAIKVTTDPPVEGAFYWLNNREVRWRPENYWKPGTKIDVAVNTYGVDLGDGLFGQENLTSHFTIGDELIATADDNTKTLTIRQNGEVIKTMPISMGKNSTPTNNGVYIVGDRFSHMIMDSSTYGVPSNSPNGYRTEVDFATQMSYSGIYVHSAPWSVGSQGYSNVSHGCLNVSPSNAQWFFNNTKRGDIVEVINTVGSTLPGTDGLGDWNIPWSQWKAGNANA